The Ornithodoros turicata isolate Travis unplaced genomic scaffold, ASM3712646v1 Chromosome53, whole genome shotgun sequence DNA window TATGTAGCAGTTCTAACTTTTCAAACACACTCTTTATTTCTTGATGGCTGTGATGGTTCATTGGGCCTTCTGAGTGTCTGTTATGTCGATTTTTAGGCCTTCTTAGTTGGCTTCTTTATGGAACACCAGAGTGGATAAGTGaaaaatgaatgaatgtgttGCACGAGACACATCTTTTACACACGCCTTGGTGCGAATgcgtgtttttatttatttgaagaAAACCAGCCCTTGTAATTCGCTTTTCGGGGCCTCGTCGTGTTTTTGAAAAAAGAGCGAAAAGTTGGAACCCATCGTGCTCTGTTGGCACGCGTTACGACATTTAATTATACTCGAGGTGAGTTCTGCGGGCCAATGTCACACCCAAAACTAGACAGAACTCACTCTGTTCTGAAGATGGAATCTTGCGTCCTGTGGAAAGGTCTGTGTCCTACTCCTTTATGTTCTGTCCTGGTTGCTTCTCCAATCGTCATTCTTCCCCGACAGTCCTGGAGCACTAGGACAGCACGGAACAAAGGATGTTATcgatagtaataataataactgcgAGTAGATTTACAAGTCTAATGTCAGATAGCTTCTTTGTGTAGCGACGATCCCACTGTCGTTTCCATTGACAGAGCAACACATTTACTTCGCCTCGAAGTGAAGAGCAAAGGCTGGTTCTAAGCAACACTCGAAGCTACTTTGTCGTTACTAGAGGCGTGCTAGGAGCTTTAAAGTTTCAAAGTTCCTGCCGCGaacatgtttacatgtttaCTTACCGCCAttgaagaaaggaggaaagaatgGTGTCGATGTCTTTGTAGGGCGCTAAGTGTAAAAAGACGTAAAATATGATGATACGTCAAAGAACTATACAATCGCTTTTTCTATCACGAATCTTGAAGAATTTAATAATTCGCGATACCACGGAACTCTCGTTAATTTTGCCGTTAATTTACTTCGAGAGCATGTGTCAAAATTCAAGAGACATATCGATGACGAGAACAGATCTGCACTAATTGCACCTAAATAGTACACACAACATGAAAAGACAACTCAAACGACTTCTAATTTGTTCTTGTGCGCAGCACTCGTATGTAATTCGTTGGGGCTGTGTCTTTGACGTATACATTTTGACGTATATAacagaagcagacgacgtcaACCATCGTCATATATATCACGCTTTTTATGTTGTGCATACGAAAATTAACACGACTTCACTTACTCGGGGAACTAAATTCTTCAGAAATACCTCCCACAGGAGCAATGTTATTATTCTTCGACATATCGTTTTTCTTACTTACAGTTAGCGCCACGCAAGGATATCGGATATCGGCCACCATTACCTTAAAAGGGAATACGCATGGGAATATGCAACCCGAAACCTAAACCCATTCTTTCCTCCTCCGCTTCCTTTCTTCCATGGCGGTAGGAGGTGCAGGGTAAGATGTGGTTCCCAATGCGTATATTTTTCGCTATTATTAACGCTGCGTTGTAGTGTTTCACTGTGTAGCtgcgattatttcttcttcttactGTTCTCACTGTGTTTCTAAATAACGTTTTTGATTAATTCTATCGTGTACGAGCCGCGGGATTTTCTTGTGTCTGTCTTTGTTGGACCTGCAAGTCCTCTGCGACTTCGTCACAGTAATACCCCGGTTACACGGGCAGCTTTAACCGCTGTTACGCTTAACAGCAGTTAGGCCACAAGAACGCGGTTACCGTGAACCACAGTTCGCTGCTGTTACACCCAAATCAGTCGGAGCGTTGACGAAGGTCACGTTTTTTTCTGGTGTTTTTCCGACCTCGTGCATTTAATGTCCTCTTCCACAATTGACTTTGTTGTTAGATCGCAGTTGATTGACGATGTTTGTTGCATGTTCTTATAGGATCCTCCGTGTTATTGTCTGCGTCATATTTTTCTTTGTGAATCCGCGATTTTGTGAGTTAATGTGATGCACTGAAAGTACGTAGACGTGCGGGCGTTGCAACACAGCGTGAAAGACCAGTGATAAAAGCGCACACAAGACAAAAAAACGCCTGTCATTATGTTTACGCTTTTATCACTTTGAACATGAATTTGGGCTGTGCTTTTGCATCGATCCCGAAGCGCACGGATGGATGTAAGTTTAGCAGGAGTACGCTAcggtcattgttgccagacgataCGTACGGACATTCATCTTCTTTTGAAACGAAAGGTAGAGCAGGGTTATTAGAATAGTTAAAGCTCCTAGGGCCAACTGTGATGTAAAACAGAAAACTGCATGCGTGCTTTGTTTGTAGATGTCTGGAATACAGCATTTAATATTGAAATGTATTGAATATAACATTGAAATTTATTATTGAACGTTATTAGCAGCATTTAATATTGAAATGTATTGAAATTTAATATTGAAAGTTTAATATTGAAAGTTTAATATTGAAAGTTATTAGCAGAGGCACAAATGAATCAGAGGAAATGGGTGTGgttgaggttaggtcaggtcagctgagtgcgtattccatgtgtggagaaagctcatgtagactgtgatccggcgtgactgaggttaggttgggtctggtgaacacgtagtccatgtgtcgagagggctcatgtagactgtgatccggcgtgactgaggttaggttgggtctggtgaacacgtagtccatgtgtcgagagggcccatgtagactgtgatccggcgtgactgaggttaggttgggtctggtgaacacgtagtccatgtgtcgagagggctcatgtagactgtgatccggcgtgactgaggttaggttgggtctggtgaacacgtagtccatgtgtcgagagggcccatgtagactgtgatccggcgtgactgaggttaggttgggtctggtgaacacgtagtccatgtgtcgagagggcccatgtagactgtgatccggcgtgactgaggttaggttgggtctggtgaacacgtagtccatgtgtcgagagggcccgtgtagactgtgatccggcgtgactgaggttaggttgggtctggtgaacacgtagtccatgtgtcgagagggcccatgtagactgtgatccggcgtgactgaggttaggttgggtctggtgaacacgtattccatgtgtcgagagggctcatgtagactgtgatccggcgtgactgaggttaggttgggtctggtgaacacgtagtccatgtgtcgagagggcccatgtagactgtgatccggcgtgactgaggttaggttgggtctggtgaacacgtagtccatgtgtcgagagggctcatgtagactgtgatccggcgtgactgaggttaggttaggtctggtgaacacgtattccatgtgtcgagagggctcatgtagactgtgatccggcgtgactgaggttaggttgggtctggtgaacacgtagtccatgtgtcgagagggctcatgtagactgtgatccggcgttactgaggttaggttgggtctggtgaacacgtattccatgtgtcgagagggcccgtgtagactgtgatccggcgtgactgaggttaggttaggtctggtgaacacgtattccatgtgtcgagagggctcatgtagactgtgatccggcgtgactgaggttaggttaggtctggtgaacacgtattccatgtgtcgagagggcccatatagactgtgatccggcgtgactgaggttaggttaggtctggagaacacgtattccatgtgtctagagggcccatgtagactgtgatccggcgtgactgaggttaggttaggttaggtttttgcgtatttcacacgttggagagtcaGTCAGTTTGCGAAGAATGTGCTCAAGtcaagactgaccaaggttgGGTTAGGTTTTTATGTATCTCACACGTTGAAAGAGTGGCTTTAGGGTGACCGTTTCACCCTAATTGGGGCTCATCAGTGCGGTGCAGGGTAGTACCCAACCGCATACAGTCACCCGAAAGGGGTCCGTCAAATATGTACAAATATTTACAAGTATTTACAAATATTTACAGTGTCACTTCTAGGCTTCAACCTTCAGTGCGATGTCCAGGTGTGTACAGGCGCTTAATGTCACTGAGCATCCTGTCGAAAGGGTCTTCATGTTTGTTTGTACAGTCCAATCTGCAGAGGTACTCGGTGAGGTGGTGTGCCATGTTGTCGCTGGTCACTCCTCCTCTGGCAAGCCTGTGTCGGAGTGGCCTCCATTGTGATTCGATGTGGTTTGTGGTCACACCGGTGTCTGGGTCCACAAACTGGTACTGATGGTTGACGGTCATATGCTGGAAGCCTTCAGCGGATAGTCCACAGTAGCCCTTCCAGCAGTCAGTGTATATTGTGGTCCCCTTTTCCACATTGGCATCGATGAGGGCAAGGAGCGTGTTTTTGTCCCTTTTGTTGTCAGGACAAATGGCAAGTCGGAGCTCCTTTGTGTCCACATCGATAAGGCCCAGGATCCAGGTCCCCTCCACAACACGACCACGTTGATATTTGCGTCGGCCTATTTTGCATTCGTCGATTTCTACGACGTGGTTTGTGCCTCCGATTTTTCCCCTGTGTACGTCTGAAAGGGAGTCAGTACACACTTCCCTGCAATACGAATACCAGTCCGTGACTGTCGCCTCGGACATGGTACTGTCCAGGGATGCTTCTTTGACTGCTTGCCGGAAGGTCATTTTTGTTGCGAAGCAGTAGGTGAGTACGAGTACTTGCTCCGGCGCCAATCGAGTGTTCTCGAACCAGGTCCCGATAGTGGTGGACTGGCAAAATTCCGGGTGGTTGCGGCGGCACCGAAAGCGACCGAAAGTGCGCTGGCACGGCTTGGACACTAGTTGGTGGCCACAACGGGGGCATATCATGGTGGTAGGGACCAATCCTTTCTCGTGAATCCATGTCACTGTTTTTTCAGTGTCCGTAAGTATTCGTCCGAGAGTGAAGAGGTTCATGACGGACATTTGCGGAGCTTCTCGAGATATGTCGTCTGCTTTACTGTCGCTATGGTTAGAAAAGTTATAAAAGTGTGATTTTCTGTGAAATATTGCTGTTGTTTTGTGTAATATATGTTGATTTAGTGGTTACGATGTAAAATACGTCCCAAAAATACGAAGTTTTTAGATAATAAACTCGAAAATTTGtatacgtttctttttttccccgatAGTGGCGCTGAAGTAGTGAGGAAGGGGTGAGAAATAGATGCCAGGATTACTGTTGTTTGGTCTGCAAGGTCTGCAACGTTGAGGGTTAATTTCGTAGAATAAATTTTAAAAATCCACTTTTTTCAAAGTAATTTTGGCTGGAAAAATATAAGGATTTTACCATCAGCCTCCACGCATGGTGTTTTTGTGGTTTTGTTGCTATTTTTTCTCTCTAGAAGCCGTGGTATCGATGCAAAAGCTTTTCCTGAATTTGTACCGACAGGCCCAATGTTATCACCTTCAAAGGGTTAGGGCACTTTCATAGATGTCGTTTATTATATCTCGGGCGCATTGTGCTGCACACAGATCTCAGAGTTGCGTCAATTCCTATTAGTAGCCGTTCTCGTCCGTTGCCTCACTGGGgggcggcgagggctgtgatgtcagagtcGCGCGAATTTCGGTATCTGCGGTGCTCATTTTCAGCACTTCTATCGCCCTCTTctctgtgaaactttcaatgcaggttcacaccGGCGCAAAGAACCGTACGCCTTTACGTTTAGCTGGCGTAACCTGGGATGAGCCGTCGCAACCCCCTTGAAAAACGATGGTGCAGATCGGGATGACGGAAATGAATCCGGGAACCGTGTACGGTTCTTCACCGGGAGGCAGTCcagcattcaactgttctgccatTCGAGCGTGATTACGCGTCATATGGGTTGGAGGGTAGCGCCCATAAGTTATCTTCCCAAATGTGTAACAGTGCTTCGGCCATTGCGACATGTCAATTCATGGAGTTTTGGGAAGACTCACGGGATCCACACACGGTCGGTACGGATACTACCGCATTGTTAGTTACCCAGCACAAACCGAGCCTGCCAAGAGAGGTTTGCGCTAATCGGGTAACTGCGGTTGTGTTTGCCGTGTAACTGCAGCAAACCGTAGTTACCCGTAACCTAGGTTAGCTCAACTGCAGTTACGACTTGTCCCTTTCTCGCGGTGTGTTACTATCCCTAAATATCTGCGTAGTTCTCCCACGATTGTGCTCTTATTCTCTCACGCATTAGGAGTGGGGAACAATCTCACATGCCATCCCTTCTCGTTTATGGGGGTGTTTTTCTGAACAGTCGCTGTCGAATTTTGCTCATAGTTTATTACAAAGTCTAAGATTTCCTTGCTGGGACTGGTCACCTCAAGAGGCCTAGAgggaaagaaaataataaaaactGATAAGACAAGAACACCGCACCCGTC harbors:
- the LOC135374322 gene encoding uncharacterized protein LOC135374322, whose amino-acid sequence is MNLFTLGRILTDTEKTVTWIHEKGLVPTTMICPRCGHQLVSKPCQRTFGRFRCRRNHPEFCQSTTIGTWFENTRLAPEQVLVLTYCFATKMTFRQAVKEASLDSTMSEATVTDWYSYCREVCTDSLSDVHRGKIGGTNHVVEIDECKIGRRKYQRGRVVEGTWILGLIDVDTKELRLAICPDNKRDKNTLLALIDANVEKGTTIYTDCWKGYCGLSAEGFQHMTVNHQYQFVDPDTGVTTNHIESQWRPLRHRLARGGVTSDNMAHHLTEYLCRLDCTNKHEDPFDRMLSDIKRLYTPGHRTEG